In bacterium 336/3, the following proteins share a genomic window:
- a CDS encoding ATP-dependent dethiobiotin synthetase BioD: MRYFISAIHTDSGKTLVSAIVAQALKADYWKPIQSGMPKDADTVKNLVSFDIKIHPSAYEFQKPASPHDAAKAESRTIDIEKIFLPETENTLLIEGAGGLLVPLNDTHFVADIAQRFDVEVIFVINIYLGCINHSLLSIQEMKRRNLKVKGIIFNGEDNQETKRIILHHAGYPELLHIHPEKEITPEIAAKYAEQLKGKF, from the coding sequence ATGCGTTATTTCATTAGTGCCATTCATACCGATTCTGGCAAAACCCTTGTCAGTGCCATTGTAGCCCAAGCCCTCAAAGCTGATTATTGGAAGCCTATTCAATCAGGTATGCCCAAAGATGCTGATACAGTTAAAAATTTAGTAAGTTTTGATATAAAAATACACCCTTCTGCTTATGAGTTTCAGAAGCCTGCCTCGCCTCATGATGCAGCCAAAGCAGAAAGTAGAACCATAGATATTGAAAAAATCTTTTTGCCTGAAACCGAAAACACCTTACTCATTGAAGGAGCTGGTGGTTTGCTTGTGCCCTTGAATGACACTCATTTTGTGGCAGATATAGCTCAAAGGTTTGATGTAGAAGTTATTTTTGTGATTAATATTTATTTGGGTTGTATCAATCATAGTTTGCTTTCTATTCAAGAAATGAAACGCCGAAATCTGAAAGTAAAAGGCATTATTTTTAATGGTGAAGATAACCAAGAAACCAAACGCATTATTCTGCACCATGCTGGCTACCCAGAATTATTGCATATCCACCCTGAAAAAGAAATAACTCCTGAAATTGCAGCCAAATATGCTGAACAGTTGAAGGGTAAATTTTAA
- a CDS encoding phosphate starvation-inducible protein PhoH, whose protein sequence is MIEKIITLENISLVDFLGAENSHIKQLSSAFPTSKILSRGNEIRIQGQTPDILKINEIINSLIEHYNKFGKITFENIDEYLYRSGREQTGEDTLEQIREEVILYGTKGFGIKPRTQNQALIVKECMENDLVFALGPAGTGKTYIAVALAVRALKNKQIKKIIITRPAVEAGENLGFLPGDLKEKVDPYLRPIYDALDDMIPSEKLKFYQENRIIEIAPLAYMRGRTLNDAFILLDEAQNTTPMQMKMFLTRMGANSKVIVTGDQSQVDLPTKQRSGLADALRILKDVDGIALVELDAKDVVRHRLVKAIIRAYDKSEKTNTTP, encoded by the coding sequence TTGATAGAGAAAATTATAACTTTAGAAAACATTTCGTTGGTAGATTTTTTAGGAGCAGAAAATAGCCATATCAAACAATTATCATCAGCATTTCCGACAAGTAAAATTCTTTCAAGAGGTAATGAGATTCGTATTCAAGGACAAACACCTGATATTCTGAAAATCAATGAAATTATTAATTCCCTGATAGAACATTACAATAAATTTGGAAAAATCACATTTGAAAATATAGATGAATATTTATATAGAAGTGGAAGAGAACAGACTGGTGAAGATACATTAGAACAAATCAGAGAAGAAGTGATTTTGTATGGAACAAAGGGTTTTGGAATAAAACCTCGTACACAAAATCAAGCTCTAATTGTAAAAGAGTGTATGGAAAATGATTTGGTTTTTGCTTTGGGACCTGCGGGTACTGGAAAAACCTATATTGCTGTTGCGTTGGCTGTAAGAGCATTGAAGAACAAACAAATTAAGAAAATTATCATTACAAGACCAGCCGTAGAAGCGGGAGAAAATTTAGGTTTTTTACCTGGTGATTTAAAGGAGAAAGTAGATCCATATCTTCGCCCTATTTATGATGCTCTAGATGATATGATTCCTTCTGAAAAACTTAAATTTTACCAAGAAAACAGAATTATAGAAATAGCCCCTTTGGCTTATATGCGTGGACGTACACTCAATGATGCTTTTATTCTTCTGGACGAGGCTCAAAATACTACTCCTATGCAAATGAAGATGTTTCTGACAAGGATGGGAGCAAATTCGAAAGTTATTGTTACTGGTGACCAGTCGCAAGTAGATTTGCCCACTAAGCAACGTTCGGGGCTTGCGGATGCTTTAAGAATACTCAAAGATGTAGATGGGATAGCTTTGGTAGAATTAGATGCTAAAGACGTAGTAAGACATCGTTTAGTAAAAGCCATTATTCGAGCTTATGATAAGTCTGAAAAGACGAACACTACTCCTTAA
- a CDS encoding hydroxymethylglutaryl-CoA lyase, whose protein sequence is MSIKIVECPRDAMQGIHDFIPTELKAQYLNLLLKVGFDTLDFGSFVSPKAIPQMQDTAQVFEKLDLSNTKTKLLAIIANLKGAEQASQFEPIQYLGFPLSVSQEFQKRNTNKSIEESIQNVAEIQELCLKHNKTQVVYLSMAFGNPYDESYSPEIVESWAEKLVPLGVKILALSDTIGVATPESIKSLFSHLNTKMPQIEWGLHLHSNPTTAYQKIEAAYEAGCRRFDGALRGFGGCPMAKDELTGNIATETILAVLENKNSGFSYDKQAFQEAFNFSPQIFG, encoded by the coding sequence ATGTCTATTAAAATTGTAGAATGTCCCAGAGATGCTATGCAAGGCATCCATGATTTTATACCCACAGAACTAAAAGCACAATATTTAAATCTACTTCTAAAAGTAGGTTTTGATACATTAGACTTTGGAAGTTTTGTATCGCCCAAAGCTATCCCACAGATGCAAGATACAGCTCAGGTATTTGAAAAACTTGATTTGAGCAATACAAAAACCAAGTTGCTTGCTATTATTGCCAATTTGAAAGGGGCAGAGCAAGCAAGTCAGTTTGAGCCAATTCAGTATTTAGGATTTCCTCTTTCTGTTTCTCAAGAGTTTCAAAAAAGAAATACTAATAAAAGTATAGAGGAAAGTATTCAGAATGTTGCTGAAATACAAGAACTTTGTTTAAAACACAACAAAACTCAGGTAGTATATTTGTCAATGGCATTTGGAAATCCTTATGATGAGTCTTATAGCCCTGAAATCGTAGAATCTTGGGCTGAAAAATTAGTGCCTTTGGGAGTGAAAATTTTAGCACTTTCTGATACAATTGGAGTTGCCACACCTGAAAGTATCAAAAGTTTATTTAGCCACTTAAATACCAAAATGCCACAAATAGAATGGGGTTTGCATTTGCATAGTAACCCTACAACAGCTTATCAAAAAATTGAAGCAGCTTACGAAGCAGGTTGCAGGCGTTTTGATGGGGCTTTGAGAGGCTTTGGAGGTTGCCCAATGGCAAAAGATGAACTCACAGGTAATATCGCCACAGAAACTATTTTGGCTGTTTTAGAAAATAAAAATAGTGGTTTTAGTTACGATAAACAAGCATTTCAAGAGGCATTCAATTTTTCACCTCAAATATTTGGTTAA